TATTTGAGATAGTCGAATTAGggttttaacttgttttttaagTGTACGCAACCAACTGACGGGTCAGTCATTGGTCGATTGATAGATTGGTCTTAAGATTCACGCGGGCTGAACCCATAATTCTTATCTTTATTAGCTCATATGAGATTTTTGGGTTTCTCGTCCATACGCTAACTAAAGATAATACTGTCTAAACTTATGCCACAAACTGATGGAGCTGTTTGCTCCGTCACTAAGTTAGACTCCATAACGTAACATTAAGATGTTATGAATATGAATCTTTTAATTGCTTGTTTATTTTTAACTTGCATGATGTGATATAGAATCTTGAAACAAACACAAGTGAATAGAAATATAGAATAGATAGGTGAAATTAACTCGAATATAACATATACATGAACGCATGCGCGAATGTTATAAACATAAACATATTTTTATCGGAGACTGTAATTTAACCAATCAAATACAAAGGTAGGATTACACCGCAAAGCACTAGAAATCCATATAAATTACTAAGCAATTGTTCAAAGtacttaaatatatatttgttcttaactaattaattaaactCCTTATGATGGAAGCTTGAGGGCTATCGTCATCAATGGTGGACAATAACCGCGAGAGACGATCACTAAGGTCATCAACCTCCTTGTGCAAGCTTCTCACGTAGTTGCAGGTCTCCTGTAAAACCTTTGAGGCCGACGCCTACACAAAAATCATATATTAATATTACGATATAACTGATGTACAAAAAAGTTTGCTGTCCTGTGTATGTATGACCAATATGAAACACATCATTAGGAGTAGGGACATCTTAAATTAAATTTAGAAACATAAAACTATTGAGTGATATGGAAAGCGCTAGCCAGTCCAACCCATTTTaaataaaccaaatgtcataaaTTTGATTAGGTTAAACAAATATGCTGAATGCCTCTTGGCGTAGCGACACCACGTGTTTATCCCCACCAAATTAAGTGGTGCAGGTTCAAGTGCCACAAAGTGGGCAATATGTGGATTTTAATTTTAGTCCGCTACAAAAAAGGGTTAAACATATCTTATAAAAAACTGACATCATGACGCGTCACTAGACAAACAGAGACGCGGCATGATACATACCTTATTGGAACGATGGTTCCGAAGCTCAGGAAGAAGTTGTTGCAACTTGGAGACGAGTTCAGCGATCTGCTCGTCTGTGATCCTTGTAGTTCCTCGAGACCTTCGGCTagacattataattacaatcGAATCAAATGTTAAATTAGATATTTATATTTGGTATGTAAGAAAGCAGTTGATGAAGTAGGGTGAGTTAGAATATTGCATATAAGTGGAGGTTGCTAGGGGGTTTATATATATGCATTGAAGGAAGGTGGTAGATATGTAATATGTGTGAGATGCTTATAAGAGAAAACATCCTGGCCCGATCATGTTTCGTCTATGTGTGTGCAGGAATGGAGCCATGTAGGGTCATGGCTCGCCCCACCATATGACTTTAGGTGAACTTGGTTTTGATTCAACCGTATTTTTGAGCCAATTTCGTTGCGTTGTGTTAATTCTAGTTACAGGTCATGACTCATGAGTCATGACAATCTTTCATAGTAACCGCGAAAAGCCATTAAGGAAACACTTATTGGCATTTTAACGACGAAACTGATCGATGATTTGATTATAAGAATATATTTTGTAGTGAGAGGAAAACGAGAATAACGTGATTTATGATTTATAACTTCTTTTGGTAGAACACTAGTAATAATCATTAATCAAGGAATCAATAACAAAGGTTTCAAACTCATGGTTGCCTGGTACTAGGgttgctaaacgggtcgtgttcgcaggttggcgggttcaacccgacccgaaccagaaaatcgtatcatacataagaacccgaacacgacccgaagttgcgtgggttgacccgaacacgacccgttcaacccgaatttttttatttttttctgaaattaatatattaaaattaaaattaactTAAAGAACACAAATGTATaaaataatatcatatttaaattataaaatttatgttaatttatatttttaagttataatcattgcataaaatacacacaccatttaatttatgacataaaatatattgtaaaaaaatataatatagtataaatgtgttaaacgggtcaacccgccaacccaaacaggttgacccgaacccgacccgttaacctaaacgggttcgcgggttcaacctgaaactgacccgaacccgtttagactaaacctaaacccgtgaatttcgtgttaggttcgtgtcgggttttcgggtcgtgtcagaaatcCACGCCCCTACCTGGTACCCCGTATTGGTGTATCACGCCTTCTTCTTTACATGCGAATGTATTAATTATTTTTACCTATGTTATgatataattttatataaaaccttaaatattatttattattggttCAGAAGTGTgcatctctctctttctctctctctctctatatatagagagagaaagagagtttaaAATACAAAAGTCTCTTAATGTGTGACGGTATGCAACCAACATAATAACATGTGTAATTAGGTCAAAAACAAACCTATGTGTGATTTTGTGTTTTGGTCATACGTGATTTCTTCTTCAGATGTCTGAAATTTATAACGTGCATACGTGATTTGTTCTTCAGATGTCTGAaatttataacgtgcgtaatttacAAATGAACATGCGTAATTAAGCCGCGTACCGTCACACGTTAAGGAGCTATTGTACGTTAATTTTCCTCTATATATTATGTAGTTTTccatctatataaaataaaaatataaaaggtATATAAATAGCAAGTTAATTAAGCCTCGTAAGTTTCATATATAAAGTAACTGAAGTTTGGTATATGAAGCTCGGACTTAATATGGTTTATTACCTGTGCTACAAACTAGGCTCTCGAGCTCATATAAGTTTAACCGAACTCAAACCTCTATGGAGCCAATCTCACCTCTTTATATCCATTCATTAAACTTACTGAATGCCCAGTGGCATTCGGTAATACTTTTGTGTTTATTTCTTTAATATCTAAAAAATGTGCTTTTCATTAAACATCAAAATCAGAATGTGATTACTCAAATTATTTATTATCCTTCTTTTACAAAATAAGACAAAAGTACAAGAATAATAAAGAAAAATAGTGGTTTGCATGCATGACTTTACCAATATCAAATAGCATAAATAATCATGTTCTAGTGGGCTATCAGCTAGTGCTTTAGACCTTTTAGAATATTAGTACCCATTTTTTAATCCAATAGAATGCTATAGCCCTTAAAAAGTGAACTAAACGAGTTGGTCATTTATATTTTGTTTGACAATTCCTGTGGATTCTCAAAATGATTAACTTTTCGATTTTCATGGATTGccttatattatttttattatcttCTTTAGTCTTCATCTTCTCATATTCTTATTCACGTCTATGTATTAGGCACGAGAACATACCCTAATCTGTTTGGTTGATTCTAAGGGATTACgtaaaagaaaagaagttgattGGATTCAGAATAGATGGTGCACAAACCTCATAATACGTGTACTTGTAatgtgtaagattaaatatattatgttttaatatttaatctagtagccattataatcatttacattatatagatcaaaatatataataacctattaaataattagttgttaattgttgatggaccatattacccttttAACTAATTAtgtttcctcttgggtgcttatataaggagaattatgtagaGGTTAAAGGGTTACACACTTAGACAGATAACCTAATTAGCATAACATCATAATcgacctcctctccataaccgaactcCCTTATTCGGTTTTCCTCATCACCATCattagtcagcaccctaaggaggaaccagatcatacTGACAAACATGTCGAACTCCATGGCATcatctctcactggattctcctctgcattgtctgctgtaacaggtatgttttcatattttccattatgtttaaacagaactgatccaacatgtggtatcagagcatatgttgattagtcagttctgtttttgTATCcattaattctgggattgaaatcaTGAAAACAGAAATTTTGAAAACCTTATGAACATCACAGCCGGTTTCGAGTGGTTCAATATCACTGTTTAAATGATTAAGTTGGTAAATAATATGACTCGAAACCAATATGGGTAATTTTATGACCGAAATCTGTTTTAGAAGCCTTAATTTTCAgttttcgggttccagaattatttttttttatgttagggttcatcatatgttcttaggaaaattcgaaaattcctttatgttttggaatgtaatTAGGATTGATGAGTGTTTTTTCctgtttgatccaattttatcttttaagtttattcgaaaactgttaattgataatcacataaaattttcgaaatattttgataaaattagatcatcatTAAAACAGGAAACCATATCTCAGAATCCCTTAAATTTCGAGTTTTCACTTATTATCACAATAACAGCTGTTAACAGTGGACTCGGGACCAgcaggtttcgactcgagaccaagatcTCGAATAGAGAccagaggtctcgactcgaaatcataagtgttctcaaaaCTTTATAACTCGAGACAatgatttcgactcgagaccataaggtttcgactcgagaccactgaggtttcgactaagggcttcaatcttcacaactcgagacctcatcaaggagtcgagatctcataaaacacaacagtcgagaccatgattacgactcgagacactgaggttgcgactcaagaccttaatgagtcgagacctcataatgttaCAAGATGAGCagagacttgactcgagatctcactcgagacctcataactgagtcgagatctcactcgaaacctcattatttaggctgtttaatgtgaactaagatttagcTATTAAATAATTACTTAGTTTATTTAATCAGAAACaaataatgtttttacaaaaccaaaatagcttaacttgaatgagcttttgatgtatcacttctggccaaagctgatttgatatatctacttatcattcaagtatcacgaaagctatgttaagtatgtatcataaacatgaatgtcttaatatctggccaaagctgatttaattccttcatagatagcatacttaacaagtgcataactaaagtgattgtctcaatttctggccaaagctgatttatcacaaccactttgcacacatgcttaaatgattacacttctggccaaagctgatttgtcttcgtttaagtagaattttaactaagtctattaatttgatgttagtaatagataatatcacagcttcataatgtaaaatagtcattatttatgcctgccttagtttaacgtgcccttagatcacattaggacttcttccttagtatcataacttgctcatcttatttccactatcagcgcccaattgcgggattccacctttaaccggtgataactttgctgcatggaaggatgctctcatgcttacactTGGATTGCTTGATTTCGACTATGCTTTAAGAgcgaataagccagcggaccttactcctcaaagtactgctgctgagcagttgactcatgaaaagtggactaggtgtaaccgcatgtctctcatattcatgaagcagtccataagcaatgcaatcagaggagccattcccgattctgaagatgctaaaacctacttggcttctgtggaggcgcagttcaaagggacgtctaaagcacacgctagtacccttatCCTTAAgttggtgacaactaagtatgatgggaggagcgacattcgcgagcacatcatgatgatgaatgacatggccaataagctgaaggggctggaaatggaaatcagtgatggtttcctcgttcatctcatcattacttcgcttccttcatcctttgaagcattcaagatcaatcacaacactcagaaggacaaatggacgatgagtgagctggtcgctatgtgcgtacaggaggaagagcgtatgaggatggatcgcactactaatgttgctaacttcaccacctccaactctaagaaaaggaagaacaatcatcagaggaaggatgcttctaaagtccaAAGGCCCAATCccaatacaagtgcaccttccagctctaagaacttcTTAGGCAGAATccactgcaagttctgtaaaaaggcaggacatatgcagaaggaatgccctgactttaaggagtggctggttaagaaaggtaacgattattttatgatgcttgagtcctataatttaaatgttcctgctaattcttggtggtttgattctggttctatggttcatgttaccaattcaactcagggattccttacaatccggaagctggaaagaaactaaagaacgcttaaggttggggatgatcgagaattagaagtgaaggccattggaacattacaattatttatgaaaactggtttatgtattaaactttatgataccttatatgttcctgaggtaactcggaaccttgtatcaggaccaaagttagacatggacagttttattgtttcccatggtcatcgcaaactctctatcctctatgattccGTTCTTTATGGTACTAGTATTAAGGATGGTGGTCTTTATAgatagaactagatgataatagtctttgttgtcatataacattaatgaatcactcacaaagatgaaagagaaacgagacttagaaacttcatccatgttgtggcatcaacgtttaggccacgtctcaagagaacgattaaatcgtctcgtaaaggatgaagtcttacctcctctcgatttctctgattttggaacatgtgtcaaatgtcttaaaggtaaaatgacattagcgaataagaaaggtgccactaggagctctaatttattagaactcattcacactgacattagtggtccctaccaaatcgctggcataacaggacatatttcatttatcactttcattgatgattattctcgttacatgtacttgtatcttattaaggagaaatctgaatctctaacaacttttaaagattataaggctgaagttgaaaagcaattagatcgtcagattaaagttgtgagatcagatagaggcggtgaatattatggaagacatactggtgtgggtcaagctcctggtccattttatgagttttgtaagggccaggggattgtgaaccaatacaccatgcctggtacacctcagcagaacggtgtctctgaaagaagaaaccgtacccttatgaacatggtgcgcaatatgttagccaacactaatttaccattattcctctggactgaagcgttaaaagcagttgttcatatactcaatagagttccttctaagtctgtccctaaaactccttatgaactttggacaagaaggaaaccgagtcttaaatatatgaaagtatggggttgCATTtaaagcaaaactttacaatcctttcctaaggaaacttgaccctaaaacagttacctgtttctttatcgagTATCCTGATAATTCAAAGGGTTaccgtttctattgtccttcccatgtcacccgtattgttgaaaccaagcgtgctgcgttcctggaggatttcaaggtcagtgggagcaatACCAACCCTtatgaagaattgcaagaagtacaagacgcgggggggggggaCTCGTCGCTtgccattactccgattactcctcttgtacccaatgcaactactatacctgaagctactgcaccaactccaaatttatctccacaatcagaacccattatacctcatgacgaaggcacatcaaacgctcaaaaccaagacaacgctgaacccgatattccactcaggaggtcatctaggcaaagaaggcctactaattgggatgattatgttacctacctgactgaaatggatcccggaaagctcaatgatcctatctcttacaatgaagccataagcagtgatcagtcttctgaatggaataaagcaatgattgatgagcttgaatccatgaagaaaaatgacgtttgggatttggtagaattacccaacggagtcaaacccgtaggatgtaaatgggtgttcaaaacaaaactggatccgaataggaatgttgaacgctacaaagcgagagtggttgcaaagggctacactcagaaagatggaattgattatcaagagacgttttcacctgtctctcgtaaagattcattaaggatcgttatggccctagtagctcattttgatttagagctacatcagatggacgttaaaaccgctttccttaacggagacttagacgaagatgtttacatgaaataacctgaaggctttaaacctgaaggtcaggggcatctagtctgtaagttgaagaaatccatttacgggttaaaacaagcatcatgTCAGTGGTACCttaagtttgatgaagtcatgaagaaacaagattttataaagaatcaagtggatcaatgcacctacctcaagatgagtggatCAACTTgtcctttatgtagatgatattctattggcaagtaatagtttagacatgttgcatgagtcgaagcggttgctctcgcataacttcgacatgaaggatctcggagatgcttcttacgtcattggcatcgaaatccaccgagatagacacaaagggatcttaggattgtctcagaaggcttacatagatcgtgtccttacacgttacaacattcaacagtgcaaaccctccgtcgttCCAGTAGTTAAgtgagatgttttcggttcattccagtgtccgaaaacagaggttgagaaggagcaaatgagccagataccttacacgtccgtagtcgggagcctgatgtatgctcaagtctgtactcgcccagatatcgcttatattgcaggaatgctaggccgttatcagactaatcctggcctagatcactggaaagcagctaagaaggtacttcgatatctgcaagggacgaaagactataaactgacttatagaagaagtgatcatttagaagtggtgggctattctgattctgactttgccaaatgcaaagatgacaagaaatccacttcgggctatatctttatgttagcaggcgaccctatctcttggaagagtcataaacaacagttgaccacaacttccacaatgatggcagaatacattgctgtttataacgcaacatgtcatggaatgttgcttagaaatctgatcactggactcaaaatcgttaattccatttctagaccattgaagctttactgtgataattcagctgccgttagtttctcgaacagtaacagttcgactggagctggtttatatctcgatacaaaatatatgttcgtacgtgaacgagttgaggaaaataatctttgtatcgagtatattagtactaaagatatgcttgcggatccgatgactaaaggtctccctcctaaggtttacgaagaacatgtgGGATTTAGTAAGGACCTTATttaagcatattgtactagcttatgttttatgattaatgaaatttcctcagtttgattttgtatgtctcttagaatatgttcaaccggtataatggcatatagacaaataaattTACAattcaaacaaagggcttatgcgtattttgatcataacgattatgttttaaattaaggctatagtatgactaatggaggtcctgagtcgcataatgattcaacaaCTGTATTTCtttgctatagtacttgtttaaggctaaaatgagtgttaactcctgatcaggcttatctaatactcatagtaaatgattactcggctaagtgggagaatgtaagattaaatatattatgttttaatatttaaactagtagccattataatcatttacattatatagatcaaaatatataataacctattaaataattagttggtatttgttgatggaccatattacccttattaactaattaggtttcctcttgggtgcttatataaggagaattatgtagaGGTTAAAGGGTTACACACTTAGACAGATAACCTAATTAGCATAACATCATAATcgacctcctctccataaccgaactcCCTTATTCGgttttcatcatcaccatcattagtcagcaccctaaggaggaaccagatcatacTGACAAACATGTCGAACTCCATGGCATcatctctcactggattctcctctgcactgtctgctgtaacaggtatgtttttatgtttaaacagaactgatccaacatatGCAATATTGGGAATGCGGTTTGTAATCAGTGGCGGACCTAGGAATTTTTAcatgggggtgcggaatatttttaaaaattttaggccccaaggTATTTAAGTAAAAAATCGGGTCGTAccggtcgggtcgggtcatgtaacaCAAAAGAACATCgaattaaatttatataatcatcaaaaatatgtcaaatcttgttacaaacataatt
Above is a window of Helianthus annuus cultivar XRQ/B chromosome 14, HanXRQr2.0-SUNRISE, whole genome shotgun sequence DNA encoding:
- the LOC110905985 gene encoding transcription factor PRE6, encoding MSSRRSRGTTRITDEQIAELVSKLQQLLPELRNHRSNKASASKVLQETCNYVRSLHKEVDDLSDRLSRLLSTIDDDSPQASIIRSLIN